The genomic interval TCCCCAAGCCAGCGCTCCTCCTGCCTTTCCGCAGCTCCGACAGccccgcttctgcctcccagtggCCTCTTTAGGCCCAGCTCATTCGTCACGGGGAAGGGCCTTTCCAGGTCCTGTCTTGGGCTTCTGGTGCCTCTCCAGGCCCAGATCTTCCTCAGGCCGGCCTCTCCAGGCCCAGTTGCGGCCACCCGGCCTCCTGTCCAGGCCCAGCTCCTCTTGCTCCCGGCTACGGCCGCCGGCCCAGCTCCTGCCTTGCAGCAACCTCTTTGGACTCGGCTCCGGCCCAACTCCTGCTCAGCGGTCTTTATAGGCCCCAAACGTCCTGAAGCCAGGCCCTCCAGGCCCAACTCATCCTCCAGTCGGCCTCCGCTGGGCCAGCTCCTGTCTCTCGGCGGCCTCTCCAGCTGCCAGACTTTCTCAGGTCAGCCTCTCCAGGTCCAGCTCCTCCTGCCTGCCACTGGCCTCTTCAGACCCAGCCCCGCTCACGCCTCTGGGCGGCCTTCCCAGGCCCCGCTTCTGACTTCTGGCGGCCTCCTCGGGCCCAGGACTTGACCTCCAGTCGGCCtctccatgcccagcctcctgcctcccgaAGGCCTGCACGgtcccagcctctgcctcacagCGGACTCTCCACGCCCAGCGCTCGCCTCACTGCGGCCTCCCCAGGCCAGCGCTCCTCCTGCCTTTCTGCAGCTCCGACAGccccgcttctgcctcccagtggCCTCTTCCTCACGGGGAAGGGCCTTTCCAGGCCCCGTCTAGGCCTTTCGGCAGCTTCGAgaggcccagctcctgcctcaCAATGGCCCCTTTAAGCCCAGCTTTTTCCTCACAACGGCCTTTCCAGGCCCAGTTGTTCCCTTCTGGCCGTCTCTCCGGGCCCAGAACTTTCTCAGGCCGGCCTCCCCATACCCAGTTGCAGCCTCCTGTCGTCCCCTCCAAGCCCAGCTGCTCCTCCTCCCGGCTGCATGTACAGGTCCAGTTCCTGCCGCACAATCACCTCTTTGGATTCAACTCCTGCCCAGCTCCTGGTGGCCTTTGTGGTCCCCAAACGTCCTGAAGCCAAGCTCTCCAGTCCCAGCTCAGTCCTCACGGTGGCCTCCCCGGGCTCAGCTCCTGCCCTCCAGCGGCATCTCTGGGCCCAGAACTTCCTCCAGTTGGCTTCTCTGGGCCCAGCGTGGGCCTGCCGGCGGCCTTGGCAGGCCCACATCGTCCTCACGTCAGCCTCCCCGGGCCCAGCTCTGCCCTCACGTTGACCTCTCCAGGCGCAGAAGGTCCTCAAGTGGGCTCCTCCGTGGCTGGCTTCTGCCTCCCGTCAGCTTCTACgggcccagcctctgcctccctcatgGCAGCCTCGCCAGGCTCAGCTCTTGCTTCTCCTGGCCACATCTTCAGGCCCAAGTCCTGCGTCACAACCAACAACCTCTTTTGGCTCAGCTCCTGCCCAGCTCCTGCCAGCCTTTTTAGGCCCCAGACTTTCTCCAGTCAAGCTCTTTTGGCCCACCACCTGCCTCCTGGTAGCCTGCACATACCCAGCTCTGGCTCCAGAACAACCTCTGCAGGCCCTGCTCCTGCCTCCCAAGGGACTCTCCAGGCCCAGCTGTGGCCTCACGGCGGCTTCCTGGGGCCATGTTCCTTCTTGCCTGCCTGCCAGCAGCCTCAGCAGGCCCAGCTTCTGAGGACCCTCACGGTGGCCTGCTTAGTCCTAACTCGTGCTTCTCGCAGCCTGCCCAGGTGTGAGCTCCGGCCTCACACAGGCCTCTCTGGGCCGAGGTCCTCCCTCATGGTGGTCTGTTGAGGCCAAGCTCATGCCTCTGGTGGGCCCCGCAGGCCCATCTCCCGCCTGTGGGTGGCCTCTAGCgccccagcctctgcctcacagTGGCCCCTCCAGGTCCACCTCTTGCCTCACTGTGGCCTCCTCCGGCCACGCTCCTGCATCTCGGCAGCCTCCGTGGGTccagctcctgcctcccagtGGCCTCTGTAGGCCAAGCCCGTGCCTCAGGGCGGCCTTTCCAGGCCTAGCGTTTGCTGCTTTGCATCCTCTCCAGGCCCAGAACTTGCTCCAGTCGGtctctccaggcccagctcttCCTCCCAGCGGCCCACACTGTCCTCCAGGCGGCCCCTCTGGGGCCAGCTCCTGCCTCTGGGTGGCCCCTGTGGGCCCCAATCgtcctcctgcctgcctccccgGGCCCAGCTCTTGCCTCTCGGCAGCCTCTCCAGGTGCAAAACTTCCTCGAGTCAGCCTCTTCTGGCccagctcctcctgcctcccaataGCCTCTTTAGTCCCAGCCCAGCTCATGCCTCTCGGCGGCCTTCCCTGGCCCTGCTTTTGACTTTTGGTGGCCTCTTCAGGCCCCGGACCTGATCTCCAGTCGGCCTCTCCAggcccagcctcctgcctcccaaaagGCCTTTACAggcccagcctctgcctcacagTGGACTCTCCACGGCCGGCTCttgcctccctgcagcctcccccGTGCGCAGCTCCTCCTGCCATTTGGCAGCTTCGAcaggcccagctcctgcctcccagtGGCCCCTTTAGGCCCAGCTCGTTCCTCACAATGGCCTTTCCAGGCCCAGTCGTTCCCTTCTAGCAGCCTTTCCGGGCCCAGAACTTCCTCAGGCTGGCCTCTCCAGACTCAGTTGCAGCCTCCCGGCGTCCCCTCCaggcccagctcctcctcccggcTGCGTCTACAGGCCCAACTCCTGCCTCACGACCACCTCTTTGGACTCAGCTCCTGCCCGGCTCCTGGCAGCCTTTGTGGGCCCCAAATGTCCTCAAGCCAAGCTTTCCAGTCCCAGCTCAGGCTTCACAGTGGCCTCCCCGGGCTCAGCTCCTGCCCTCCGATGGCGTCTCTGGGCCCCGAACTTCCTCCGGTTGGCTTCTCTGGGCCCAGCGTAGGCCTGCCAATGGCCTCGGCATGTCCGCGTCATCCTCATGTTGGCCTCTCCGGCCCCAGCTCCAGCCTCGCGACAGCCTCTTCAGGCGCAGAACGTTCTTCTGTCGGCCTCTTCCTGTCCAGCTTTTGTCTCCTGTTCGTCTTTTTAGCCCAAGACATCCTGAAGTCGGCCTCTTCCAGCCCTTCTCCTGCCCCCCATCAGCCTCTCCAGGTGAAAAGCTGTGTCCATCAGTCTTTCCCAGCCCAGTTCCTCCCTTTGAGTGGCCTTTTTAGACCCATGCCACCTCATGCATCTCCGCAGTCTTCCCAGGCCCCACTTTTGATATTTGTCATTCTCTTCAGAACCAGAAGTTGACCTCAAGTCGGTGTCTCCAGGCCCAGATTTTTCCTTACGAAGGTTTTACACCCCCAACTTCTGCCTCACAGTGGACTGTCTGCGCCCAGCTCTTGCCTCTCTGTTACCTTCCCTGTCCAAAACTCGTGCCTTTCAGCAGCTTTGACAGGTTCAACTCCTTTCTTTGAATGGCCTCTTTAGGCCCACCTCAGTTCTCTCAACTGCCTTTCCAGGCCcagttttttccttttggctGCCTATCTAGGCCCTGAACTGCCTCAAGTGTGCCTTTCCTTCCCCAGTTGCTGCCTCCTGGTGTCCTCCTCTGGCCCAGCTCTTCCTCCTGGGTGCATCTGCATGTTGAGATTTTGCCTCACAACAACCTCTTTGGATTCAGCTCCTGTCCAGCTCCTGGCGGCCTTTGTAGACCCAAAACTTTCTCAAGTCCAGCCCTCCAGTATCACTGCCTTCCTTGTGGCAGCCTGAACAGGCCCAGCTTTGGCCCAACAATGGTTTCTCCAGGCAGCCTCAACAGACCCAGCTCCTGCCTCACACTGGCATCTCTAGGCCCAGCTGCTGCCTCTCACTGTCCTCACCTGGCCCATCTTTTTCCTTATGCCTGCCTCCCATGTCCCAGCTCCTGTCTCACTGTCGTCCCTGTCATACCAGCTCCTGTCTCACGATGGTCTCTTGTGGCCCATCTTCGGCCTCATAGTGACAACTTGAGCCCATCTTCTGCCTCATCATGGCCTTTTCTGGCTTTGCTCTTGCCTCGCAGTCACCTCTTCTGGATCCATCTTTTTAGTCTTTGATGGTCAACAACATTAAGGAGCCTAAAGCTTCCCTGGACTCTTAATTGTTGGTAACTTTACAGCAGAGTACCTTAGCAAAACACCTGCCTCTCCTTTTAGCCTTGACAGTGGATTTGTgacaaatttataataaattctgCCTGCGTGGTTTcatactaatttttgttttatttagtgactcatcatttttcttgttttctttgggtGGGAATGGGAATGAGCCTCTGCTTCAGCCCTTTTTCTTTGCTCTGGACATGGTAACTTCTCACTTCATGtcttctatatttatattttttacagttatcttttttgttttgttagggtcttgctctgtcacccaggctggagtgtagtcatgtgatcatggctcactgcagccttagctTTTTGgcctgaagtgattctcccaactccACATCttgagtagctgatactacaggcacgtgccgccatgcctggctaatttctgattttttctgaGAGGttggttctcactgtgttgctcaggctgttcccAGACTTTTGGACACAAGCAGTCCttttgcctgagcctcccaaagtgctgagattataagcatgagccaccatgcctggcctgctatTTGTTTGTCATGAACTATTAAGAATTTACTTTTTGATTAATATACTATTTCTGTatagatttatgtatatatagatattttaaatttttcatggataccaatttt from Rhinopithecus roxellana isolate Shanxi Qingling chromosome 6, ASM756505v1, whole genome shotgun sequence carries:
- the LOC115898320 gene encoding proline-rich protein HaeIII subfamily 1-like; the protein is MDFPGPERPHAQLIGHGERPFQATSLPLGGFPRPRTSSGRPLQAQLQPPGLLTRPSSSCSTQRPQAHLPPKGPLGPSLCLTADSPRPALASLRPPQASAPPAFPQLRQPRFCLPVASLGPAHSSRGRAFPGPVLGFWCLSRPRSSSGRPLQAQLRPPGLLSRPNSSSSRPPLGQLLSLGGLSSCQTFSGQPLQVQLLLPATGLFRPSPAHASGRPSQAPLLTSGGLLGPRT